In Silene latifolia isolate original U9 population chromosome X, ASM4854445v1, whole genome shotgun sequence, the following proteins share a genomic window:
- the LOC141620819 gene encoding protein FAR1-RELATED SEQUENCE 5-like, with the protein MDVEGSSDLGEHTDAIVPAASNDIVQSPSHLACIDAGSPIIETNPKERIPVCAPELKPVLGMIFDKLDDGLDFYKAYATNSGFKMTKSTQRNVDGVVMTKYCVCSKAGESKPRGKVKKRQRTRILCNAKIFFRRNEKGQYVIVEFHEGHTHLLSTPNTVVHLTESRELTLIHKSMIVENSKVNKGPVQSFRMFKEYVKGYQNVGASLEDFKNFWRDVKKFIKGYDAQMMIENFMHKKAMCSSYYFDFDVGDRGRLSRVCWFDPIAIKNYSLFGDMTSFDTTFNMNTYKMIFAPFTGVDHHKKCVSFGAGLIRKETDEDFIWLFQNFLSAMSNKYPVCIITDQDRGIRSGVKTKEDIEPSEFEERWCSVISSYGLTGNEWLDTMFDKRAFWIPAYFRDLFMGGLMRTTSRSESENSFFGNFMNPHLTLVEFLMRYESAMDAQRWKQSKLIAESKNSFPDLETPHPLEKHASEFYTPGLLQCDKDIPIIDREKDKVYYVIFISDEMKVNCTCKKFERHGILCRHALYVLKEQGLDNVPEQYLLSRWSKLATCQPICSNVLHTLIEDCNSLDVRRHKIGTLWSEVFSCVTLAEQKTEYVDELLGILKDFKDKINAQTKTSNVVVVVPR; encoded by the exons ATGGATGTTGAGGGTTCTAGCGATTTGGGGGAACATACTGATGCGATTGTTCCAGCTGCTAGCAATGATATCGTGCAGTCACCGTCTCATCTAG CGTGCATAGATGCAGGCTCACCAATCATTGAGACAAACCCGAAGGAAAGAATACCCGTATGTGCGCCAGAATTGAAGCCTGTTTTGGGTATGATCTTTGATAAACTAGATGATGGGCTAGATTTCTATAAGGCTTATGCTACTAACTCTGGTTTTAAAATGACAAAGTCGACGCAACGAAACGTGGATGGGGTTGTCATGACTAAGTACTGTGTGTGCAGTAAAGCTGGAGAAAGTAAGCCTAGAGGGAAGGTAAAAAAGAGACAGAGAACTAGAATTTTATGTAATGCAAAAATTTTTTTCCGTAGAAATGAAAAAGGTCAATATGTGATTGTTGAGTTTCATGAAGGACATACCCATCTCCTCTCAACACCAAACACCGTGGTGCATTTGACTGAGTCACGAGAATTAACCCTTATACATAAATCCATGATTGTTGAGAATTCTAAGGTGAATAAAGGGCCTGTGCAAAGCTTTAGGATGTTCAAAGAATACGTGAAAGGGTATCAAAATGTAGGGGCATCACTTGAGGACTTCAAAAATTTTTGGAGGGATGtgaaaaaatttattaaagggtATGACGCGCAAATGATGATTGAAAATTTCATGCACAAAAAAGCCATGTGTAGTTCGTACTACTTTGATTTTGATGTTGGCGATCGTGGTCGACTATCTAGGGTTTGTTGGTTTGACCCTATAGCTATAAAGAATTACAGTCTTTTTGGTGATATGACGTCTTTTGACACGACGTTTAATATGAACACGTATAAAATGATATTTGCCCCTTTCACGGGGGTTGATCATCACAAAAAATGCGTGTCATTTGGAGCAGGACTTATAAGGAAAGAGACTGATGAGGATTTCATATGGTTGTTTCAGAATTTTCTAAGTGCAATGAGCAATAAGTATCCTGTATGCATAATTACTGATCAGGATAGGGGCATAAGATCAGGGGTTAAAACAAA GGAAGATATCGAACCGTCTGAGTTTGAGGAACGGTGGTGCTCAGTTATATCTTCATACGGGCTGACCGGCAATGAATGGTTAGATACCATGTTTGACAAAAGGGCTTTTTGGATCCCAGCATatttcagggatttatttatgggTGGACTAATGAGAACCACGTCCAGGTCTGAGTCCGAGAATAGCTTTTTCGGAAATTTCATGAACCCACACTTAACTTTGGTTGAGTTTCTTATGAGGTATGAGAGTGCTATGGATGCTCAGCGATGGAAACAATCTAAATTAATAGCCGAGTCAAAAAACTCCTTCCCTGATCTAGAGACGCCTCACCCTTTGGAAAAACACGCTTCTGAGTTCTACACCCCA GGGTTACTACAATGTGACAAAGACATCCCCATTATTGATCGTGAAAAAGACAAGGTTTACTATGTTATCTTTATCTCTGACGAAATGAAAGTGAACTGCACCTGTAAAAAGTTCGAGAGACATGGAATTTTGTGCCGTCATGCGCTTTACGTGTTGAAAGAACAAGGCCTTGACAATGTTCCAGAACAGTATCTGTTAAGTCGGTGGAGCAAATTGGCAACATGTCAGCCGATTTGTAGTAATGTGCTACATACTTTAATTGAAGATTGTAACTCATTAGATGTTAGACGGCACAAAATTGGTACCTTATGGTCCGAGGTGTTCTCGTGTGTGACGCTCGCTGAACAAAAAACTGAGTATGTTGACGAATTGCTGGGAATTTTGAAAGATTTTAAAGATAAGATAAACGCACAAACCAAGACGTCGaatgtagtagtagtagtaccaCGGTGA